One stretch of Gopherus flavomarginatus isolate rGopFla2 chromosome 2, rGopFla2.mat.asm, whole genome shotgun sequence DNA includes these proteins:
- the FSBP gene encoding fibrinogen silencer-binding protein has product MVGKARSSNFTLSEKLDLLKLVKPYVKILEEHTNKHSVIVEKNKCWDIIADNYNAIGVDRPPRTAQGLRTLYKRLKEYAKQELLQQKETHSEYKSSISEPTKKVVEMIPQISSVCLRDRSSFQSANIDKETVAGTSSPQAVLDHHPATVTMELEPEEDVKPPPSLAVDSQQSEDLEQGEEHQLVHVMERSPSTSLSSVDMRMMLSSSPIPRRDDFFRLEVGERFRPACGYEPQMLQMLKEEHQIILENQRKIGLYVQEKRDGLKRKQQLEEELLKAKIKVEKLKAIRLRRDLPEYNSL; this is encoded by the exons ATGGTTGGGAAGGCCAGATCTTCTAATTTTACCTTATCTGAAAAGCTTGATTTGCTAAAACTTGTGAAGCCGTATGTTAAAATTCTTGAAGAACATACCAATAAGCATTCAGTAAtagtggaaaaaaacaaatgctgGGATATCATAGCCGATAACTACAATGCCATCGGAGTAGATCGTCCTCCTCGTACTGCACAGGGCCTGCGCACGCTGTACAAGAGGCTCAAAGAATATGCCAAACAGGAGCTATTGCAGCAAAAGGAAACCCATTCAGAATATAAAAGCAGCATTTCCGAGCCAACCAAGAAAGTTGTGGAGATGATTCCACAGATTTCCAGTGTGTGTTTAAGAGACAGGAGCAGTTTTCAAAG TGCTAACATAGATAAAGAAACAGTTGCTGGTACCAGTTCCCCGCAAGCAGTGTTGGATCACCATCCTGCCACAGTCACAATGGAGTTGGAACCAGAAGAGGATGTCAAACCACCTCCTTCCTTGGCTGTAGATTCACAACAGAGTGAGGACttagaacaaggagaagaacaccaATTGGTGCATGTTATGGAGAGATCTCCTTCAACTTCATTATCTTCTGTTGATATGAGAATGATGTTGTCTTCATCTCCCATCCCAAGAAGAGATGATTTTTTTAGGCTTGAGGTCGGAGAACGCTTTAGGCCAGCCTGTGGGTATGAGCCACAGATGTTGCAAATGCTGAAAGAGGAGCATCAGATAATCTTGGAAAATCAAAGAAAAATTGGGCTTTATGTCCAAGAAAAGAGGGATGGCTTGAAAAGAAAGCAGCAGCTGGAAGAAGAGCTATTGAAAGCAAAAATCAAAGTAGAGAAGCTGAAGGCAATAAGACTACGACGTGATCTGCCAGAATACAACAGTCTTTAA